GTCCCTCCGTGCGCTCCGCGGGCGCGCCCtgcccggcgcggcgggggcagcggggaggcagAGCCGCCCGGCATCACcgccccttcctccctccctcctcctcctcctcctcccttcctcctcccccccggccccgaggagagaggggcggggggggcacaTGGCCTTAGGGTGCCCCatgcaccctggggtgccccacAGGTCCTTAAGGTGACATATAGGACACGGGGTgccccatgcacacacacacccccccccccaggatgCCCCAAGTGTCCTAAGGGTGCCCCATGCACCCTGGGGTGCACTGCACTGTGGCCCCCCCGACCGCCCCATGCACCACCCCAGGGTGCTCCATGGGACCTCAGGGTGCCCTCTGGCTGCCCCAcgcaccccggggtgcccctGCGTGTTCTGGGATGGCCCATGCACCATACATCCCTAGGAcaccccctgtgccccccctcagccccaggGTGCCCCATATAGCACCAGGATGTCCCATGTACCCCTATAGAGCCCCAGCTGGCCCCCTGTGCCCCCATATACCCCCAGGATGCCCCATATAGCCCCGgcccctctcctgctctccctcttgaggccgggggggggtcttcctccctctccaaaTCCTGCACCCCAACTGTGCAATGCCTGGTGCCCCGTGGCACGACACGGCCGGCTGCAGccaggtggggaaactgaggcacggggacAACCTCTCAGCCAGAGAGGCCACCCCGACcccctctgtgcctcagtttcccttcctGGGGAGGAACCACACCACCCATCTCCTCCAAAAAGCTGCACGTGGCCATCCCCAAGCCCCTCTCCAGCTCGCTCTGCCCACAgattttgctgggaaaaaaacctttattttctgaGATTTATAAGCCCCCGGAGACCCCTGCACCGTGACAGCACGGCCCTGCAGCCGCCAAGGACGGGGACATCCGTCAGCATCCCGCATCCCCAGTGGGATGAAGGAGCAAACCCCCAGCGCCGCCAGAGCCCTCTGGGGTCCCCCCAAAAACCAAGGGTCGTGTGAACCTCCCCCCAACCTCCCCCACCCCGTGGGATGGGGTCAAACACCTTCCGGGAGCCCTTTTTCCTTCGTCCCCTTGGGGGATCTGCGACGGGGAGGATTTGGGGGGTGCCCGCATTTCAGGGAGCCGGGCGAAGCCACCCTGAGTTTCTGATGCCTGGTTACACCCCATGGCTTATCAGGATGCCTCCTCCGATCCCAATCCCGATCCCAACCGCCTATCCAGCCGAGACTGCTGGGCGAAATCCTACGGGAGatggaagaagagaagcagaaaggccCCTCACCGTGGCCTCGGGGCTGCCGCCAGCCCCTCATCCTGGCGTTGTGGCAGGGAGGTGACCCCATCTCACCTGCCGCCGGCACACCTCCAGCATGATGCCGGCACGGAGCAGACACCAGAGCTCTCCCAGCAGCGAGATGAGGACATGGAGGACGTCGGTCCAACGGCCGAcggtgaggaggaggatgaagaggcCGCCCATCCGTACCAGCACCGTCTGGTAAACCGGCTGCCCACCGGAACTCTGCCGTGGCTCCTCTGCAAGGACACGGCGTCGGGGCGGCCACTGCAGGGGggtcccatcccctccccagccccatgaCCGGGGACACCATGAATTTTGGGGATGTCACAGGGTGGCTTTGCATATACCCCCAGGATGCCCTGTGTCCCCCCAGGGTGCCCCATATACCCCCTATGTACCCCCAGGGTCCCCCTGTGTCCCCATACACCCCCAGGATGCTCCATATACCCCCTATGTACCCCCAGTGCCCCCTTGTGCCCCCATATACCCCCAGGATGCTCCCTGTGCCCCCATACAGCCCCAGGATGCCCCATACTGGGGCACCCCCCCTCCAAAACCCCCCTGGGGGTTCAGTCCCCTTCTCACCTTGCATGTAGATGACCAGCAGCGTGTAGCAGATGGTGAGCGGCGTCCAGAAGCGAACGGCCTCCACCGTGGAGAGGAAATCCCGGTTGATGAGTGCCACGGCGGCCAGATCGGCCACGGTGAAGGTGACGGCCAAAGCATTCCGGAGCAGCTGGGGGATGCCGTGACCGGAggcgaggaggaggatgcagaTGCCGCAGTAACGTGCTCGGCTGTGCAGCTCGTAGAGGGTGCAGACGTGACGAGCCAGACGCCGGGCGTAGGTGGCCAgcagccccgccagccccgccgccAGCAGCAGGTTGCAGGTCCCGTGGGGAGCCCCTTCCAGCAAGAAGCTGAGGCCGCAGGACACCCCGCAGCCCAGCGAGTACTGGCACAGCAGGTAGAGCTGGCTGCTGTGGGCGCCCTGCGAGAGCGGGACGGCGCCGTCAGCCGCAAAGCGGCGAGGGGATGCACGGCTGCAAAGCGACGCATGGCCTTCTCCGTGCCGCAGCCCTTCTATCCCCCATGGTTGTTGCAAATCTGCGAGGGGATGCACGGTTGCAAAGCAATCCCCTCGCAAATCTGCAAGGGCTGCTCCACTGCACAGTTGCACAACTGCATGGCTCCCTCCACGCCGCCACCccgccgtgcctcagtttcccccgtCCCGTCTCACCTTGCCGAGGGAGAGGACGGTGGAGATGGCGCGCAGGGAGAACTCCAGCACCACCAGCGCGGCCACGCGGGAGCCCACCAGCGCCAGCACGCCCGTCAGCACCACCACGTGCAGCGGCTCCAGCACCCACCACTGCGCCCGGATCGCCTCCTTCTCCGCCTGTCTCTCCGGGTTGCTGGGGACAACGGGGAGGACGGACGCTGAGCCAGGCGCGatgtccccttcctcctccagcaccccaAAACAGGGTGACGGCCTTGGAGACTCCCCCCTGCGCTTTGCAGCGGGGAGAGGAGGgcgcagcccctgccctgctcaggcCGCcaccagcacccatgggtgctgagAGCCACCCTCCCCAATAGCGGATCCCAAAAGCAGATCCCAAAAGCGGCTCCCCAAAACAAATCCCCCAGTGTTGGGGTGGAAGAAGGGCTGGTGCTTACTTCAGGCACTGGATGTAGAGATAAACCTTcaggaggctgcagagcacCGAGACGGCGCAGGCACCCACCAACCCTGcagggaaaaggcagcagcGGGTCACCGACATCCCCCAGGATGTCCCCAAGCTGTCCCCATGCCATCCTTGGGGGCTCTCACCTTGCAGGAGCGTATCCAGCAGCGCCCAGCCCCACGCCAGCCCGGGCAATGCCGGCAGCCAGGACCCCAGAGAAAACATGTTTGGTAGAGAGGAGCCACGGTGTAACCAGGCCCCGGCTCCAAGGTCCGCAGGGCGGAGGCTGGGAGCGGCCCCCCCGGCTAGTAAATCATTGCCGGGGCAAGCGAGGGCAGCTGGAGCCCAGTTCTGAGCAGTTGAGCTCCAGCTGCCCCGTGGAGGGGAAAATGAGGGTGGCGAGAGGGCTGCAGTGATGGGATGCACATGGCGGAGCTCGGGGAGCATCTTTAATCCCCCTGGCCCAGCACGGCCGTTATCCTCTCCAGCCCGATGCATCGCAGCGTTTCAGACTCTGGCTTTGCAGGGTACAAACACCCTCCCCCTCTCTTTTTGCACCACCCCAAAGACCCCGAAACGACGCCAAAAATAGAAAAACCCCTTTATTAACGGCcgcagcggggccgggagccCGTCCTACGGCCCCgggggctgctggtgctgcaccATCTTCCTGAGCTCGTCCCAAAAGAAGAGGCTGAGGACGGTGTGCGGGCCGAGGCGGAGGTAGACGGCGCCGATGCCCTTGTACAAGCCCAGCAGCCCCTCTTTGCTGGAGATTTGCAGGATGCAATCCAAAAAACCCCGATAGAGCTTGccctggggagagaggagccGGCTGCACGCCCCTGCCGGCTGCAATCCTGGGAAAAGCCGTGTGTCCCCCTCCCCGTCTTTTGCCAAATGGCCTTACTGTGCCGTCGGCGTCCACCGGCTGGTTGTAGAGACGGGTGCTGACCACGTCGAAAGGTGTCATCGTCACCGCCACGGCCACACCGCTCACCATGCCCCCCGCCAGCACCGCGGCCCAGCTGCCCTCCGCGAACCACTGCGGGAAGCGCCGGCCGTCAGCTCTTCCCCGAAAAAACGGGGAGGAAGCGGGGAGCCGGCGGCGGTCGGATCCGGCACACGTTCCCCCTCACCTGGCGCTCGCAGACCCAGTCCTTGGCGGAGGCGAAGGTGGCGAGCTGCGCGGCCGAGCCCACCGCCACGCGGGGCACCGCGCCCGTCACCCCCCGCCACAGCCCCGCCACCCCGTGCTGCTTGTAGATGCTCTCAAAAGCGCCGGAGATActctggggaagagaagaaattcagGGAAAACAGGAACCCAGCTAAATTTCCCACCCCGGCGTGCAAAACCGTGTTGTTCATTGGTGGCACGAAGCCACAGCTGCTCCGGCTGGGTGACACCGGTCCCGAGGGGTGACCGGATTTGGTGTCACCACCCCGTGTCCCCGCCACCCCCTCCCTGTCCTCGCACTGTTATTTATAGCATCTATACGGGGCTGAGCTGCCAAACAGCAGCTTTAAATACCCGGCGGCCGCAATAGCGTTGTCCTCACCGGCTGCCGGCGTCTGCACGGCCAAGGTGCCACCGAATCGCGtccggctccccccgccccgtcccctACCCCGTCCCCGCTCACCTCGTGGTTGTGCTGGTGGCCCACGGCCACGGCCGCCAGCGTCTGGGCTTGGAGGTGAGTCTTGAcctgggggggacacacacaacGATGAgatctgccccccccccccaagcccccgCCGGGACAGGCTgtcatttcccccccccacacacttcTTAGCAGCTTTTGGGGGTGTTCTAAGCCCCCCTGACAGATGTGGGGTGCCCAGATGTGTTGCCAAGCGGCACCTCCAGATTTTGAACCCTGTTTGTGTCCTGCCCATCCCACCCCAGGGCAAAGGCCCCCCCACAAACACTcactgcagcccccccccactTTGAGCTCTGCACCCCCAAAAAACAGCGGAGACCCACAAGAAGGGGGGAAAATCCCCCAGTTTCCTTATGAGGGGGTTCTCCCCTCAGGtttctggggagggggggatttggggaagaagggggggtGCAAAGAATTTTTGGGagtgcaaagcaaaacaggGGGAGAAAGGATGCTCCGCGCCGGCGTTTATAGGATGCGGCCAAGCTCTGGGCTGGCCAaatcttttttgggggggcccCTGAaatgccccccctccccattcccctccccccccccccatgcgAGGGCTTCTGGGGCAGAGCGGCACTCACCAGGTACGCGGGGCTGCCCACGAACGCTCCCACCGCCCCGGCCACGGCCCCGGCGGCCACGGTACCACCGGGATACCCCGTCCAGCCGGCGTCTTCGGCGTGGGAATAGCAATAAAACCGGACGCCGTTCATCAGCCCCTGGTAGAGGAGGCCGGCGGCCAGACCCTTCTGCAGCCCCCGCAGCCCGTCGGCCCGGCACACGGCCCCCACCGCCCGCAGCACCCCCCGGTAGGGCCGGGGGTAGGTACCGGGGGGCTGCAACTCGCCCTGCAGCTGCAACCGCGTCTTGACCACCTCCAGCGGGTTGGTGAGGACGCAGGCCAAGCAACCGGCCGCGGCTCCCAGCACCAAATCGATAGCCGGCGGTACCCCCCCGGTTGGGGAACCCCGTGCGACGCGGGGTCTGTTTTGGGGGGGATAAGGGAATTCATGCAGGGAAgcgggggggggcccggggaaGGGTGCGAGGGCCCCGGCACCCGCCGCCATGCAGCACCTGCCTGCAGGGATGGCCCCAGGCTCCACCttccccgttccccccccccccgttctgcaggggaaaaaaaaagggggggagcGAGCACCGCCTCCTGCCAAccaacctccccccccaaatccaAAGCCGCCCCCCAATTTGGGGAAGGGATATGGGGCAAAGGTCAGGCCTGGGGgtgcgtgtcccccccccagcaccaaTGCACACCCGGCAGCCAAATCCCAGCCAGGCGGCCTCGTCTCACGTGACTTGGCGATGCCCCGGcgcaaacagggaaaaaaaagggctgtttctgcaaaaagaaaaggcgCGATCAAACTGCAATAAAAGCCGAGGAAGAgcggttttgggggggggggggagccacGCAGCCAGATGAACCCCGGAAGGTGGGGCATGAGGACTGGCCAACTCGTTGCGCTTGTGGCTGCggtttgctgggggggggttgtgggggAGTCtcccccccttctccctgtGCCAGCCCCTCTCAGGGTTACTGGTGGCTGGCTTAGCCCAGAAACGCTTTGAAATTGGAGCTTCCCAGCCCAAAAAGCTGCAGGGGGGGAGGTCGctgtcccccacccccccacggATTCTTATTTTTAGGACTGCGCGGTGACACTGCGGCGTAGCCGTGGCTGAGCCACTTCGGTGATTACTGGGGGGTGGAACCCCAaaatccttccctcccccttgcTGCCCCATCCTGATATCCCCCCAAATCCTCCCCTTTTGAACCTGAAAGGCGAGGGAGGGTTAATGGGGGAGGTGGGTGACGCTGGGGGCTGGCCCTGGGACTGTTTATTTCTTGTCTAGACTGGGAATATCTCCCGGATCCAGGGATAAACGGGGTCGGAGCGTCGGGACAGATAATTCACGGTTGAAGCCATGAACGAGCTCTGCCGCAGGGTGAACGCTGCGGGGGTACAGCGaggagctgggggtgcacgtcctcccctcctccctgtcccaaatatctcctcctccctgccccaaagcGAAGCCGCAGGCGCCAAGCGGTGCGGGAAGCTGTTGTAGGGCCAAATCCGAGTTAccaatgaatatttatttggggaggggggaaaggaagcagatgtatatacatatacattcAGTCACATAtgttttctcccagaaaaaggCCCCGTGAACGTATATTACACAAGAAGGTCTccagattattattatttaaaagctgGGGTTGTGCCCCAAGGGACTTGCTGTAGAGGGCAAGTGGCAAGAGGTCCTCGCTGGCCTGGGATGCAGCGAGCCAAGAAGATGGGGACACGTTTGATGGCAGCCACGCGACAACATCCCCTGAAGAACATCGGACTCCATCTCTTCTTTTCCGCAGCACATGGGGCCAGCGTCCAAACCTTAAGCCGGCTTCCAAGATCTAAAAACCACGTTGAGATATTCAAGGCCAAATTTTTGGCCCCGGTCCTTCTTCCTTACCCTCAAATCTCATCGCCTGGCTGGGGAGCGGTGTTGTGATGTCCAGAGATCGCAGGCAAGATCTCTCCCGGCGCCAGGAGACGCCAGGAGGAGGTGGCGAAGCAGTGCCCTACTCGGTGATTGTATTAGCAAGGAGAAAACATGCACGGTAGCGATTTAGTGTTCCCATCTCACCACCTCCGCGTCCCTACCCTGTTCTAAAATGAACAACTCCTCAGTCCTGCTCCCCGCCGCGACGGGGGGATGCTCATCCCCAGCCCACCCCGCTCCCGCCCTCTCCCTCGTTACTAGCGGGATATTACTCCGTGAAAGGCAAATTATTTTGCCCggtggcagctggaggaggaggagggcgcAGGCTCGCCTGCGCGGCTGTACAAGGAAAGCGTCCGGTTGCTCCCCAAAATGCGCTGGACATCCCCGGCAGGGACAAGGTGTGGGGTCCACGCCTGCGGGCACGCTCCCGGTGGGCACCGAGGGATGGCAGGAGAGTTTGGGGCGCCAGTTGGCTGCGGTGCAGCCGGATACAGGCCCCGCTCTCCGAAAATGGGCCCCCGTCAGCCATCCTTCCCCCCGGCCAGGGTTAACACCAGGGGTCCCGCTCCGCTCGCCCGCGGCAGAGGCTGTCGCTGCGCTGCCAGGCACTGTTGATGAGGCTCTGAGCGTCTTCGCATTTCTTCTTGACGGCCGCGTCCAGAATGGCCTTGTGCAGGAGATCAATCTGAAACACACGCGCGGGGCCATCAGGAGGGGAACGAACGACAGCCGCTTCTCCCCCTTTTTGtaaaaccaccccaaaaacagatgggaaaatTGCTTGTGTCATAAATAGAGGTGACCCATGTTcctcccccatccccttgcCAGCCCTGGATGCTCAGCTCATGGTCTGTGTGCCAGGGGACTCGGGCTCCGAATCCCACATCCCATGGTTATATGGACATGGAGGAGCTCCATGGCTCTCCTGCCCTTCACAGGAAAGCTGGGTTCACCCACGCCTTCCTCGGAGGATGCCGGCCCCGTTTGCCCTTCCTTGCCGGAGGAAGGGTGCGACGCAGCCTCGCACGCTCACCTGGTAGATGTTCCTCCACGCGGCGTTCAGCGCCAAGAGGAACCTCTCCAGTTCTGTAGTGCAACTAAAATAGAGGACCCAGGGGGGCAGGAACTGCTTGCGGTCCTGAGCAAACTCCTACGCACCAAGAGAGAGGCTGGGTGTTACCACCGCggcccttccccagccctgggctgtcCAGCCCTGAAGCACCACGCTCACCAGGATACAGTACTCCTTGTTGGCCTCTGTAGAGACGGCGGTGATGTCCGTCAGCTCCACAGTGCCCAGTGAGCGGAAGAAGCTTGTCTGGCAGTCCTCGTGGCAGGTGAAAGCCTTCTCGTCCGTCAGCACGAGGCAGCAGGGGACGCAAGGCGTAGGGGCGACACCTTGGGGGATCACCTGCACGgcgtggggaaggggggggttAAAACCTGGCATGAAGGAGCTCCGTCTCCACGGGGTGATCCACGCGGAAGCGCTCCTGGCTCGGGAGAAAACCGCTCCCGTCGGCAGCTCCGTGCCGGCTGGGCCGTGCCCCAAAGGGGCTCTGGGCAAAGGTGGGGGTCGGCGCACCCAGGTTTGGGGGCCTGTCCCCAGCTCACCCCTTTGGAGACAGCCTGGCAGAAGTACTGCATCCAGTCTGCCATGTCTTCGTCGTTCTCGGCGCTCAGCTCCAGGGAGGGCCGGTCCGTCAGGATCACCTGGAAGGAGTGGGGCCGGTCGGTGGTGTTGGAGCGCCGGCATCCCCCACACTGCTCGCCGCTGGGAGAGAGGGGGGAGGATGGAGATCAGCGGGATGGACCGGCCGGCACTAGCCTGAAAACAGCCTCCGTCTGCCCTCCCTGCGCTGCACGTCACCCCTTTTCCCCACAACCGCTCGTTTCCCATCTATGCCATCTCCTGCGGTTGCTCCAAGGACGGCCCCTGTCTCTGCACATCGTGGTGGAGCCAGAGTTGAGTGCGGTGGGTCTCCCAGCACGGCTCTCTCAGAGGGGTACCTCAGCCCTTCAGAGACCAATTCCCTGGCAAAGAGGGGGCTTGGCGTGCAAACACCAGGAGGAAATGAGCCCATCTCCAGCTACACGCACCGGAGCCAAAGCAAACGGGCAAGGAGCGAGCAAGGAGTCCGGCAGCATGGACCAGACCATGGTCCGCCCTGAGACACATCCCTGAACCCCCAAGGAGCTCCTGATCCCCAGATCCCTGCCGCGTCAGGGTGCCACATCCTACCAGCCGCTTACCCCATGTTGATGGAGAGCAGAGGGGTGACGTCCGTGCGGTCCGGGTACTGGTACAAGATCCCGTTGCTGCCGTTCGGGAAGGTGAGAGAGATGGTAACCGGAGTGAGCTCGGCTCCGGCAACTGCACAAACACCCTCTGCCTTTGGTCCCACAGCcactcctgccctgccctccacCCACGCAGCCCACAACTGGTAGCTTTGGCCTCCCAGGTGACAAGATGGGTCCTCTCCATCTCCCAAGAAGTTCCCGGGCAGCAAACTGGTCCCAGCACCTCCTCCAAGGAGCCCTGGGTGACCCCAGTCCCGACCCACAGCCCACCTGAGCACGACGAAGCAGGTCTTCCACTGCTCCTTGCCTAGGTAGGAGGTCCCCGCCTTGTAGTGCAGGATGCCGTCCTTGGTGACTGCGTTTTCAGCAGAGGTGTAGCTATTGTTGGTGGGTCCCAGCGCCTCATCCATGGGGTCTTCCCAGTGAACGAGGCCATAGAAACGCACAACCACGTCGCACGCCTGCAAGAATCAGGTGGAGAAGTCAATGGGACGGAGTTTCCCCATGAGCTGACGAGCTCATGATGGCCACGATATCCAAACTCACCTCGCACTTGGACTCCTGGGCCACGAACTTTGCGAGTGCCAGTTTCTCCATGGTGGCATCTGTGAGGATACTGGGGTACGGGGGCTCCCGGCACCCTTTGATCATGGCTGACTTCAAGGAAACCAGGAAGAACCTGAGGGAGACGGAGATCTCTGATAAGGCCAATAGCCCCTCATCTCCTTCAATGTGCCCTGATGCCAAAGTGGCTTCCCTTCAATGTCGGCCTCTGGTCTTCCAGACCAAAGGGTCTTGAAATCAACCTACAGACCAAAGTCTTGAACTCCAAGGTGAGACTGGGAGATGGACATTCATCCCAACACAGACCCCAGTATGACCATCCAGGCCCTGAAGAGGTCACCTCCCTGAGCTGACAACATGCAGACACCTGTGGACGTGCCCTGAAGCTCAAGACCTCATCCCTATTCATCCCAAACGACACAAAGGACATGCAGTCTGCATCACCCAGTGCCCGCAGGGTTTAGCTGGTGGCATCAAACCAAACCCCAGTCCCCCTCTGGTTGCAGGACTTTGTGGTGAAGGGCTATCACTGGAGTCTCTTGCATTCCCTAAATCACACCAGCAGTCTGAGGTGCGAGCCAGAGGTCCCGCACCCCGAGGAGGAAAGCGCCACGGTTCGCCGCCCACTCCCTGCTTACTCGGTGAGAGCCACGTCCGCGGTGTCGAGCAGGAACTGCTTCCTCCGGTTGGTGCACACCAGAGTCACCGTCTGCTGATCCAGCCCAACCTGTGCCACATATGACCGGTTAGGGAAGCCAGGCGGAGGACGAGGGTTCTGAAGCTGAACCTGGCTTCTGGCCCCAGGGGAGGTCAGCGGTCGCTCTGCGGTCGCTCTGCTACCCATGCAAAGGCATGAGCACGCTGGGCACCCCACAGAGGTGGCATTTGAGGGGAGATAGTTTCTAATTCTTCTGGTCTCAAAGATTCACTGGTCAAAATCTCTCTGTGGACAGAGCGCCCCACAGAAACACCCCACTGTGACGCTCCTGACACCCCTGTGGCCGGAGTGGTCAGGAGTGACCCCCCCCCACttgcctcctgctcctcccaagAGGGCTGACCTGACCCAGGCGGCGCTCACCGAAATGTAGTCCAGCTCGTTATAGGAAACTGCCTCCTCCACCATGTACGGCTTCTCCGCTGCCCCTGGCACAGACACAAAGAGCCACGTGAAGGGGGGCGAAGGAGCCCAGATCCAGGCCACCACGCAGCAGCAGATGGACCTGCAAACCGAGCTGTGTCCCGGGCTGCACAGAGCTGTGGGACACGTGTCTCAGGGCTTCTCGGGGGACGAGTCAACCTGAGCTCCCTACTGAGACTGCCACCACTCCGGGGGACATGAGGGAactggcaggagctggcagcgaAAGCCGTGAGCTATGGTGCCCTAATTTATGGACAAGCCACAGATGAAGCAAGCCTCCCTCCCTGGAGCTGAGCACAGAAGCTGTCAGGACGGGATACCTTTCCTGATCAGGTACACGTAGCAATCCGTCAGCAGGACATAGATCAGCTGCAGGTTGCCCTCCATGTGCCCGGTGCTCATTCGGATCATCTGTGCGGAGAGAGAAGAGCTCTCAGCCCATGGCTGACACAGGCACAGAGCCGGTCCTTCGTGGGAGAGCGATTGTGACCACCTTACCCTGAACAACTGTTCCTCGTTCTCCCGAAAGACGTGGATCATCAGTAGGAGGAGATGGTTGTTATCCACCCTGTAGAGACAGACAGTAGAGGATGGACATAGATGTGGGGCTGGGTGGGTCCAGGAAGGGCAATCCCCTTCCTTATTGAATTTGGCCACCCAAGACCTTCTCCTCCTGACCCATCTTCATCCTGGAACAGGAAGGTCTTTGCCCCTCCGAACCAACGACAAAGAGAAAATTGCCAGCTTGAGCTCAAGATTCTTTGGAAGATGCTCTCCTTGTCGAGCAAACCCAGCCTCACCTGAACTCGGAGGGATGGGTCAGCTCCGAAGGGctgccctgcccttcctccACACCGGAGTCCTCAGCGCTGCTCAGGGAAGGGCTGGGCTGCTCCTTCTTCGGCTCGGGGAGAGCCTGGGGGTTGGTGGTTTCTGTCTGGCCAGTTTGGGGTTCATCACTCGTCCCTCCAGACTCCTCTACTGTCCCAActgcttctccctctctgctttcttcttcttcaggaGCCTCAGGGCTACCAGAAACATGTGGCGGTTGGCCAGGCCTTGGAGCGTCATGGTGGCCACCACCTGGTGCAGCAGCGTTTGGACTCTCGACGGTAAAGCGGTAGAAGTCCATGGGGGCTGAAATTCCCTCACTAAAGTCGCCAGAGGACGATCCATCTGGGGTCTCCCCTGGCGTGCCAGTCCGAAAGGACTGCCCGGGGGGCTCGAGGGGGGCGTTCCAGCCACCGGGGTCCAGCTGCCCATTGAGTCTGTCCATCACCTTGCTCAGGGGCTGCCCCATGCTCTCCATGGACGTGTCCTTCATCTCGGGGATGCGTAAAGCCAGCTGCCTGAGGGCAGAGCGCTCGCGACCCTCCTCCCGCCCACCCGGGCTTGGCTCGCCAGCCGGGGCAGCAGGACCATCGTCTCTCTGCGAGTCTTCTCTGTCACTCAGCCCGTTCACACCGCTGTCTCCGCTGGCCTGCTGGGTCTCGGGCACTACAGGCACAGGGGTGTTCACCAGCTCCTCGGGCTTCGCCTTCTTCTTCttgcctgttttcttcttcttggctAACCTGCGTGGTGAGAGACCAATAGAGATATCACTCATCTGTGCCTGCTTAGATTTTTGCAATATTGAGAGGGGTTCCACCCTTTCCCAACAACCTTCCTTTGAAGTTTTCTCTATTGCAGAGAAATCCTTATCTCAAGAATATCGCTCAATGTGTGGgccacagagctgctgtctcCATGTCAGCCATCACAAGAAAAGCAGGATATGGATACTGCTTCCTACCtatccagaaaagaaaagaggcatCGGCTGCTGGATGCAGCGTCTTGGGCTTCCTTTGGCTGCAAAGGGGATTACAAACGGATGCGGAGCTAAAATGACGTGGGAGAAATCCCTGTCTGAGAGCGAGATGCTGGGAAGGGAGGTTTCAAGAGGACGTGGGAATGCCATGTCCCCGCCTGCCAGAAGAGGGAGATGCAGGCTGGAGCCCCCTCCAGCTGAATGGCACTTGGCGATGCCGGCTGCGGAAGCGTTCAGGCCTGCCATGGCACCCAAACTGCTGCCAGGTCACACCTGACTGGGACGTGAGCGTGGTTGTCCCCTTCCCTCGTGTCTGCTGGATTGCTGGGTGCGATGCAacccagctcctctgctcctcccaggAAAAACGGGGTGCGAGAGCAAAGCACAGGCCTGctgggctggttttggggtgctcCCATCCCTGGGTGTGAGCAGACAGAGCCTCAAGCTCTTTGTCTGGGTTAAGGGCTCTAAGGGATCCCTGGGGATCTCCTCTGCAAGGA
The nucleotide sequence above comes from Balearica regulorum gibbericeps isolate bBalReg1 chromosome 21, bBalReg1.pri, whole genome shotgun sequence. Encoded proteins:
- the PLEKHM2 gene encoding pleckstrin homology domain-containing family M member 2 isoform X2, which encodes MEPAEVKDRILENISLSVKKLQSYFAACEDETPAIRNHDKVLQRLCEHLDHALLYGLQDLSSGYWVLVVHFTRREAVKQIEVLQHVATNLGRSRAWLYLALNENSLESYLRLFQENLSLLHKYYVKNALVCSHDHLTLFLTLVSGLEFIRFDLDLDAPYLDLAPYMPDYYKPQYLLDFEDRLPSSVHGSDSLSLNSFNSVTSTNLEWDDSAIAPSSEDYDFGDVFPAMQTMPSRDWEDGDLTDTLSCPRSTASEANGSKASVKSPTQRYNPFNEEKADAPSSTETTPVHTASQEKAEATPEGTDQSESCTELEVIRLAKKKKTGKKKKAKPEELVNTPVPVVPETQQASGDSGVNGLSDREDSQRDDGPAAPAGEPSPGGREEGRERSALRQLALRIPEMKDTSMESMGQPLSKVMDRLNGQLDPGGWNAPLEPPGQSFRTGTPGETPDGSSSGDFSEGISAPMDFYRFTVESPNAAAPGGGHHDAPRPGQPPHVSGSPEAPEEEESREGEAVGTVEESGGTSDEPQTGQTETTNPQALPEPKKEQPSPSLSSAEDSGVEEGQGSPSELTHPSEFRVDNNHLLLLMIHVFRENEEQLFRMIRMSTGHMEGNLQLIYVLLTDCYVYLIRKGAAEKPYMVEEAVSYNELDYISVGLDQQTVTLVCTNRRKQFLLDTADVALTEFFLVSLKSAMIKGCREPPYPSILTDATMEKLALAKFVAQESKCEACDVVVRFYGLVHWEDPMDEALGPTNNSYTSAENAVTKDGILHYKAGTSYLGKEQWKTCFVVLSNGILYQYPDRTDVTPLLSINMGGEQCGGCRRSNTTDRPHSFQVILTDRPSLELSAENDEDMADWMQYFCQAVSKGVIPQGVAPTPCVPCCLVLTDEKAFTCHEDCQTSFFRSLGTVELTDITAVSTEANKEYCILEFAQDRKQFLPPWVLYFSCTTELERFLLALNAAWRNIYQIDLLHKAILDAAVKKKCEDAQSLINSAWQRSDSLCRGRAERDPWC